In Erpetoichthys calabaricus chromosome 2, fErpCal1.3, whole genome shotgun sequence, a genomic segment contains:
- the LOC114643129 gene encoding extracellular calcium-sensing receptor-like isoform X4: protein MTVFLYLWVLLTLMNQALVIKKPLCKIQDQFILNGLYKEGDVILGATFEISFKTVVPELSFTSKPQQWKCGSPDYQVFQWAQTMVFAIEEINRNTSLLPNITLGYRIYDNCVNLPVALRAAVSLIGGLDDTISDYNCEGLPPIVAFVGDPTSSSSIAISRILGLFRVPMVSYFATCLCLSNKKEYPSFFRTIPSDAFQVTAMMEIIKYFKWTWVGLIASDNDYGQYAMRNFNEEMKAIGCLAFSETIPKIMTKENLLRIVSVIKESTAKVIVAFSTGLEMSLFMKEMIHQNITDRQWIASEGWSTSTLLAARDNFNILGGTLGIAVHSGQMKGLTNFLLQVRPDLDPNNNLVMQFWERMFACKFVESGVNDSGSIISDSKKCTGLESLEGTDTAYSDVSNSRISYNIYKAVYSLAHALHNLMACEHGKGPFENKSCANIANLQPWQLGERVAFDENGDALAIYDIVNWQLDKSGTVNIKTIGVFDKAAIFGKELFLQENSMFWKFDNGRCPQSICSASCLPGTRKAIRKGQPVCCFDCIPCANGEISMQNDSIECVQCSDDYWSNLEKTWCVLKEVEFLSYEDSMGIALTTLSLSGTCLSICVLTIFIYYRNTPVVKANNSELSFLLLISLTLCFVCALCFIGKPSHVTCMLRHVMFGISFVLCISCILVKTIVVIMAFKATLPGNNIMKWFGAAQQRGTVFFFTFIQSLICIIWLSTAPPFPVRNSKNINTKIILECDIGSLTGFSCLLGYIGLLACICFLLAFLARNLPDTFNEARFITFSMLIFCAVWITFIPAYISSPGKYTVAVEIFAILASSFGVLLSIFAPKCYIILLKPEENNKRALMGR from the exons AtgactgtatttttatatttatgggtATTACTTACTTTAATGAATCAAGCACTTGTCATTAAGAAACCATTATGCAAAATCCAAgaccaatttattttaaatggcttATATAAAGAAGGAGATGTTATTTTAGGTGCAACATTTGAAATAAGCTTTAAAACAGTAGTTCCAGAACTGTCCTTTACATCTAAACCTCAGCAATGGAAATGCGGAag CCCTGATTATCAAGTTTTTCAGTGGGCACAGACAATGGTCTTTGCAAttgaagaaataaacagaaatacatcACTTCTCCCCAATATTACTTTAGGTTACAGAATATATGATAATTGTGTGAATTTGCCTGTGGCCTTGAGAGCTGCTGTATCTCTGATAGGGGGTCTGGATGACACCATCTCTGATTACAACTGTGAAGGACTCCCCCCAATTGTGGCTTTTGTTGGAGATCCAACTTCATCAAGTTCCATTGCAATATCAAGGATACTTGGGCTTTTCCGAGTCCCTATg GTCAGCTACTTTGCCACATGTTTGTGCCTGAGTAATAAAAAAGAGTATCCCTCATTCTTTCGTACAATCCCAAGTGATGCCTTTCAAGTGACGGCCATGAtggaaattattaaatattttaagtggACGTGGGTGGGTCTTATTGCAAGTGATAATGACTATGGTCAGTATGCAATGAGGAACTTCAATGAAGAAATGAAGGCAATAGGATGTCTTGCCTTTTCAGAGACAATCCCTAAAATCATGACAAAGGAAAACCTTCTTCGTATTGTCAGTGTTATCAAGGAATCCACTGCAAAAGTCATAGTGGCTTTTtcaacaggattagaaatgtctTTATTTATGAAAGAAATGATTCATCAGAACATCACTGACAGGCAGTGGATTGCAAGTGAAGGGTGGAGCACCTCCACTTTATTAGCTGCCAGGGATAACTTCAATATATTGGGAGGAACCTTGGGCATTGCAGTCCATAGTGGACAGATGAAAGGGCTGACAAACTTTCTTCTTCAAGTACGCCCTGATTTGGACCCTAATAACAATTTAGTTATGCAATTTTGGGAAAGAATGTTTGCATGCAAATTTGTTGAAAGTGGTGTTAATGATAGTGGTTCTATAATATCTGACAGTAAAAAGTGCACTGGTTTAGAAAGCCTTGAGGGCACCGACACAGCCTATAGCGATGTGTCCAACTCACGaatttcttataatatttataaagcaGTGTACTCCTTGGCTCATGCACTTCATAATTTAATGGCTTGTGAACATGGAAAAGGaccatttgaaaataaaagttgTGCTAACATTGCCAATCTTCAGCCTTGGCAG TTAGGAGAAAGAGTGGCTTTTGATGAAAATGGTGATGCCCTTGCCATCTATGACATTGTGAACTGGCAACTTGACAAAAGTGGAACTGTTAATATTAAAACAATTGGCGTTTTTGACAAAGCTGCAATTTTCGGCAAGGAGTTATTTCTTCAGGAAAACTCTATGTTTTGGAAGTTTGACAATGGAAGA tgtCCACAGTCGATATGCAGTGCAAGCTGTTTACCAGGTACCAGAAAAGCAATAAGGAAAGGACAGCCAGTTTGCTGTTTTGATTGTATACCATGTGCAAATGGAGAAATAAGCATGCAAAATG attCCATCGAGTGTGTTCAATGCTCTGATGATTATTGGTCAAACCTCGAAAAAACGTGGTGTGTGCTAAAAGAAGTTGAATTCTTGTCGTATGAAGACTCCATGGGAATCGCCTTGACAACTCTTTCTTTATCAGGAACTTGTCTATCCATTTGTGTGTTGACAATTTTCATCTATTACCGAAACACACCTGTTGTGAAAGCAAACAACTCCGAACTCAGCTTTCTCTTACTCATTTCTTTAACACTCTGCTTTGTTTGTGCATTATGTTTTATTGGAAAGCCATCCCACGTCACTTGTATGCTCAGACATGTAATGTTTGGGATCAGCtttgttttgtgcatttcttGCATTCTTGTGAAAACAATTGTTGTAATAATGGCGTTTAAGGCTACACTGCCTGGTAACAACATTATGAAATGGTTTGGTGCTGCCCAGCAGAGAGGTACAGttttcttctttacatttattcagtCTTTAATATGTATAATATGGTTGTCTACAGCCCCACCCTTTCCAGTTAGAAATTCTAAGAATATCAATACAAAAATTATTCTGGAATGTGACATTGGGTCTTTGACAGGCTTTAGCTGCCTTCTGGGGTACATTGGACTTTTGGCTTGCATTTGTTTTTTACTGGCTTTCCTTGCAAGAAATCTGCCGGACACTTTCAATGAAGCCAGATTCATTACTTTCAGCATGCTTATATTCTGTGCAGTCTGGATAACATTCATTCCT
- the LOC114643129 gene encoding extracellular calcium-sensing receptor-like isoform X5, with product MVSYFATCLCLSNKKEYPSFFRTIPSDAFQVTAMMEIIKYFKWTWVGLIASDNDYGQYAMRNFNEEMKAIGCLAFSETIPKIMTKENLLRIVSVIKESTAKVIVAFSTGLEMSLFMKEMIHQNITDRQWIASEGWSTSTLLAARDNFNILGGTLGIAVHSGQMKGLTNFLLQVRPDLDPNNNLVMQFWERMFACKFVESGVNDSGSIISDSKKCTGLESLEGTDTAYSDVSNSRISYNIYKAVYSLAHALHNLMACEHGKGPFENKSCANIANLQPWQLLQYLKNVDFINQLGERVAFDENGDALAIYDIVNWQLDKSGTVNIKTIGVFDKAAIFGKELFLQENSMFWKFDNGRCPQSICSASCLPGTRKAIRKGQPVCCFDCIPCANGEISMQNDSIECVQCSDDYWSNLEKTWCVLKEVEFLSYEDSMGIALTTLSLSGTCLSICVLTIFIYYRNTPVVKANNSELSFLLLISLTLCFVCALCFIGKPSHVTCMLRHVMFGISFVLCISCILVKTIVVIMAFKATLPGNNIMKWFGAAQQRGTVFFFTFIQSLICIIWLSTAPPFPVRNSKNINTKIILECDIGSLTGFSCLLGYIGLLACICFLLAFLARNLPDTFNEARFITFSMLIFCAVWITFIPAYISSPGKYTVAVEIFAILASSFGVLLSIFAPKCYIILLKPEENNKRALMGR from the exons GTCAGCTACTTTGCCACATGTTTGTGCCTGAGTAATAAAAAAGAGTATCCCTCATTCTTTCGTACAATCCCAAGTGATGCCTTTCAAGTGACGGCCATGAtggaaattattaaatattttaagtggACGTGGGTGGGTCTTATTGCAAGTGATAATGACTATGGTCAGTATGCAATGAGGAACTTCAATGAAGAAATGAAGGCAATAGGATGTCTTGCCTTTTCAGAGACAATCCCTAAAATCATGACAAAGGAAAACCTTCTTCGTATTGTCAGTGTTATCAAGGAATCCACTGCAAAAGTCATAGTGGCTTTTtcaacaggattagaaatgtctTTATTTATGAAAGAAATGATTCATCAGAACATCACTGACAGGCAGTGGATTGCAAGTGAAGGGTGGAGCACCTCCACTTTATTAGCTGCCAGGGATAACTTCAATATATTGGGAGGAACCTTGGGCATTGCAGTCCATAGTGGACAGATGAAAGGGCTGACAAACTTTCTTCTTCAAGTACGCCCTGATTTGGACCCTAATAACAATTTAGTTATGCAATTTTGGGAAAGAATGTTTGCATGCAAATTTGTTGAAAGTGGTGTTAATGATAGTGGTTCTATAATATCTGACAGTAAAAAGTGCACTGGTTTAGAAAGCCTTGAGGGCACCGACACAGCCTATAGCGATGTGTCCAACTCACGaatttcttataatatttataaagcaGTGTACTCCTTGGCTCATGCACTTCATAATTTAATGGCTTGTGAACATGGAAAAGGaccatttgaaaataaaagttgTGCTAACATTGCCAATCTTCAGCCTTGGCAG cttttacagtatttaaagaatGTTGATTTCATTAATCAGTTAGGAGAAAGAGTGGCTTTTGATGAAAATGGTGATGCCCTTGCCATCTATGACATTGTGAACTGGCAACTTGACAAAAGTGGAACTGTTAATATTAAAACAATTGGCGTTTTTGACAAAGCTGCAATTTTCGGCAAGGAGTTATTTCTTCAGGAAAACTCTATGTTTTGGAAGTTTGACAATGGAAGA tgtCCACAGTCGATATGCAGTGCAAGCTGTTTACCAGGTACCAGAAAAGCAATAAGGAAAGGACAGCCAGTTTGCTGTTTTGATTGTATACCATGTGCAAATGGAGAAATAAGCATGCAAAATG attCCATCGAGTGTGTTCAATGCTCTGATGATTATTGGTCAAACCTCGAAAAAACGTGGTGTGTGCTAAAAGAAGTTGAATTCTTGTCGTATGAAGACTCCATGGGAATCGCCTTGACAACTCTTTCTTTATCAGGAACTTGTCTATCCATTTGTGTGTTGACAATTTTCATCTATTACCGAAACACACCTGTTGTGAAAGCAAACAACTCCGAACTCAGCTTTCTCTTACTCATTTCTTTAACACTCTGCTTTGTTTGTGCATTATGTTTTATTGGAAAGCCATCCCACGTCACTTGTATGCTCAGACATGTAATGTTTGGGATCAGCtttgttttgtgcatttcttGCATTCTTGTGAAAACAATTGTTGTAATAATGGCGTTTAAGGCTACACTGCCTGGTAACAACATTATGAAATGGTTTGGTGCTGCCCAGCAGAGAGGTACAGttttcttctttacatttattcagtCTTTAATATGTATAATATGGTTGTCTACAGCCCCACCCTTTCCAGTTAGAAATTCTAAGAATATCAATACAAAAATTATTCTGGAATGTGACATTGGGTCTTTGACAGGCTTTAGCTGCCTTCTGGGGTACATTGGACTTTTGGCTTGCATTTGTTTTTTACTGGCTTTCCTTGCAAGAAATCTGCCGGACACTTTCAATGAAGCCAGATTCATTACTTTCAGCATGCTTATATTCTGTGCAGTCTGGATAACATTCATTCCT
- the LOC114643129 gene encoding extracellular calcium-sensing receptor-like isoform X1: protein MTVFLYLWVLLTLMNQALVIKKPLCKIQDQFILNGLYKEGDVILGATFEISFKTVVPELSFTSKPQQWKCGSPDYQVFQWAQTMVFAIEEINRNTSLLPNITLGYRIYDNCVNLPVALRAAVSLIGGLDDTISDYNCEGLPPIVAFVGDPTSSSSIAISRILGLFRVPMVSYFATCLCLSNKKEYPSFFRTIPSDAFQVTAMMEIIKYFKWTWVGLIASDNDYGQYAMRNFNEEMKAIGCLAFSETIPKIMTKENLLRIVSVIKESTAKVIVAFSTGLEMSLFMKEMIHQNITDRQWIASEGWSTSTLLAARDNFNILGGTLGIAVHSGQMKGLTNFLLQVRPDLDPNNNLVMQFWERMFACKFVESGVNDSGSIISDSKKCTGLESLEGTDTAYSDVSNSRISYNIYKAVYSLAHALHNLMACEHGKGPFENKSCANIANLQPWQLLQYLKNVDFINQLGERVAFDENGDALAIYDIVNWQLDKSGTVNIKTIGVFDKAAIFGKELFLQENSMFWKFDNGRCPQSICSASCLPGTRKAIRKGQPVCCFDCIPCANGEISMQNDSIECVQCSDDYWSNLEKTWCVLKEVEFLSYEDSMGIALTTLSLSGTCLSICVLTIFIYYRNTPVVKANNSELSFLLLISLTLCFVCALCFIGKPSHVTCMLRHVMFGISFVLCISCILVKTIVVIMAFKATLPGNNIMKWFGAAQQRGTVFFFTFIQSLICIIWLSTAPPFPVRNSKNINTKIILECDIGSLTGFSCLLGYIGLLACICFLLAFLARNLPDTFNEARFITFSMLIFCAVWITFIPAYISSPGKYTVAVEIFAILASSFGVLLSIFAPKCYIILLKPEENNKRALMGR, encoded by the exons AtgactgtatttttatatttatgggtATTACTTACTTTAATGAATCAAGCACTTGTCATTAAGAAACCATTATGCAAAATCCAAgaccaatttattttaaatggcttATATAAAGAAGGAGATGTTATTTTAGGTGCAACATTTGAAATAAGCTTTAAAACAGTAGTTCCAGAACTGTCCTTTACATCTAAACCTCAGCAATGGAAATGCGGAag CCCTGATTATCAAGTTTTTCAGTGGGCACAGACAATGGTCTTTGCAAttgaagaaataaacagaaatacatcACTTCTCCCCAATATTACTTTAGGTTACAGAATATATGATAATTGTGTGAATTTGCCTGTGGCCTTGAGAGCTGCTGTATCTCTGATAGGGGGTCTGGATGACACCATCTCTGATTACAACTGTGAAGGACTCCCCCCAATTGTGGCTTTTGTTGGAGATCCAACTTCATCAAGTTCCATTGCAATATCAAGGATACTTGGGCTTTTCCGAGTCCCTATg GTCAGCTACTTTGCCACATGTTTGTGCCTGAGTAATAAAAAAGAGTATCCCTCATTCTTTCGTACAATCCCAAGTGATGCCTTTCAAGTGACGGCCATGAtggaaattattaaatattttaagtggACGTGGGTGGGTCTTATTGCAAGTGATAATGACTATGGTCAGTATGCAATGAGGAACTTCAATGAAGAAATGAAGGCAATAGGATGTCTTGCCTTTTCAGAGACAATCCCTAAAATCATGACAAAGGAAAACCTTCTTCGTATTGTCAGTGTTATCAAGGAATCCACTGCAAAAGTCATAGTGGCTTTTtcaacaggattagaaatgtctTTATTTATGAAAGAAATGATTCATCAGAACATCACTGACAGGCAGTGGATTGCAAGTGAAGGGTGGAGCACCTCCACTTTATTAGCTGCCAGGGATAACTTCAATATATTGGGAGGAACCTTGGGCATTGCAGTCCATAGTGGACAGATGAAAGGGCTGACAAACTTTCTTCTTCAAGTACGCCCTGATTTGGACCCTAATAACAATTTAGTTATGCAATTTTGGGAAAGAATGTTTGCATGCAAATTTGTTGAAAGTGGTGTTAATGATAGTGGTTCTATAATATCTGACAGTAAAAAGTGCACTGGTTTAGAAAGCCTTGAGGGCACCGACACAGCCTATAGCGATGTGTCCAACTCACGaatttcttataatatttataaagcaGTGTACTCCTTGGCTCATGCACTTCATAATTTAATGGCTTGTGAACATGGAAAAGGaccatttgaaaataaaagttgTGCTAACATTGCCAATCTTCAGCCTTGGCAG cttttacagtatttaaagaatGTTGATTTCATTAATCAGTTAGGAGAAAGAGTGGCTTTTGATGAAAATGGTGATGCCCTTGCCATCTATGACATTGTGAACTGGCAACTTGACAAAAGTGGAACTGTTAATATTAAAACAATTGGCGTTTTTGACAAAGCTGCAATTTTCGGCAAGGAGTTATTTCTTCAGGAAAACTCTATGTTTTGGAAGTTTGACAATGGAAGA tgtCCACAGTCGATATGCAGTGCAAGCTGTTTACCAGGTACCAGAAAAGCAATAAGGAAAGGACAGCCAGTTTGCTGTTTTGATTGTATACCATGTGCAAATGGAGAAATAAGCATGCAAAATG attCCATCGAGTGTGTTCAATGCTCTGATGATTATTGGTCAAACCTCGAAAAAACGTGGTGTGTGCTAAAAGAAGTTGAATTCTTGTCGTATGAAGACTCCATGGGAATCGCCTTGACAACTCTTTCTTTATCAGGAACTTGTCTATCCATTTGTGTGTTGACAATTTTCATCTATTACCGAAACACACCTGTTGTGAAAGCAAACAACTCCGAACTCAGCTTTCTCTTACTCATTTCTTTAACACTCTGCTTTGTTTGTGCATTATGTTTTATTGGAAAGCCATCCCACGTCACTTGTATGCTCAGACATGTAATGTTTGGGATCAGCtttgttttgtgcatttcttGCATTCTTGTGAAAACAATTGTTGTAATAATGGCGTTTAAGGCTACACTGCCTGGTAACAACATTATGAAATGGTTTGGTGCTGCCCAGCAGAGAGGTACAGttttcttctttacatttattcagtCTTTAATATGTATAATATGGTTGTCTACAGCCCCACCCTTTCCAGTTAGAAATTCTAAGAATATCAATACAAAAATTATTCTGGAATGTGACATTGGGTCTTTGACAGGCTTTAGCTGCCTTCTGGGGTACATTGGACTTTTGGCTTGCATTTGTTTTTTACTGGCTTTCCTTGCAAGAAATCTGCCGGACACTTTCAATGAAGCCAGATTCATTACTTTCAGCATGCTTATATTCTGTGCAGTCTGGATAACATTCATTCCT
- the LOC114643129 gene encoding extracellular calcium-sensing receptor-like isoform X3 has product MNQALVIKNPLCKIQDQFILNGLYKEGDIILGATFEISFKTVVPELSFTSKPQQWKCGSPDYQVFQWAQTMVFAIEEINRNTSLLPNITLGYRIYDNCVNLPVALRAAVSLIGGLDDTISDYNCEGLPPIVAFVGDPTSSSSIAISRILGLFRVPMVSYFATCLCLSNKKEYPSFFRTIPSDAFQVTAMMEIIKYFKWTWVGLIASDNDYGQYAMRNFNEEMKAIGCLAFSETIPKIMTKENLLRIVSVIKESTAKVIVAFSTGLEMSLFMKEMIHQNITDRQWIASEGWSTSTLLAARDNFNILGGTLGIAVHSGQMKGLTNFLLQVRPDLDPNNNLVMQFWERMFACKFVESGVNDSGSIISDSKKCTGLESLEGTDTAYSDVSNSRISYNIYKAVYSLAHALHNLMACEHGKGPFENKSCANIANLQPWQLLQYLKNVDFINQLGERVAFDENGDALAIYDIVNWQLDKSGTVNIKTIGVFDKAAIFGKELFLQENSMFWKFDNGRCPQSICSASCLPGTRKAIRKGQPVCCFDCIPCANGEISMQNDSIECVQCSDDYWSNLEKTWCVLKEVEFLSYEDSMGIALTTLSLSGTCLSICVLTIFIYYRNTPVVKANNSELSFLLLISLTLCFVCALCFIGKPSHVTCMLRHVMFGISFVLCISCILVKTIVVIMAFKATLPGNNIMKWFGAAQQRGTVFFFTFIQSLICIIWLSTAPPFPVRNSKNINTKIILECDIGSLTGFSCLLGYIGLLACICFLLAFLARNLPDTFNEARFITFSMLIFCAVWITFIPAYISSPGKYTVAVEIFAILASSFGVLLSIFAPKCYIILLKPEENNKRALMGR; this is encoded by the exons GTGCAACATTTGAAATAAGCTTTAAAACAGTAGTTCCAGAACTGTCCTTTACATCTAAACCTCAGCAATGGAAATGCGGAag CCCTGATTATCAAGTTTTTCAGTGGGCACAGACAATGGTCTTTGCAAttgaagaaataaacagaaatacatcACTTCTCCCCAATATTACTTTAGGTTACAGAATATATGATAATTGTGTGAATTTGCCTGTGGCCTTGAGAGCTGCTGTATCTCTGATAGGGGGTCTGGATGACACCATCTCTGATTACAACTGTGAAGGACTCCCCCCAATTGTGGCTTTTGTTGGAGATCCAACTTCATCAAGTTCCATTGCAATATCAAGGATACTTGGGCTTTTCCGAGTCCCTATg GTCAGCTACTTTGCCACATGTTTGTGCCTGAGTAATAAAAAAGAGTATCCCTCATTCTTTCGTACAATCCCAAGTGATGCCTTTCAAGTGACGGCCATGAtggaaattattaaatattttaagtggACGTGGGTGGGTCTTATTGCAAGTGATAATGACTATGGTCAGTATGCAATGAGGAACTTCAATGAAGAAATGAAGGCAATAGGATGTCTTGCCTTTTCAGAGACAATCCCTAAAATCATGACAAAGGAAAACCTTCTTCGTATTGTCAGTGTTATCAAGGAATCCACTGCAAAAGTCATAGTGGCTTTTtcaacaggattagaaatgtctTTATTTATGAAAGAAATGATTCATCAGAACATCACTGACAGGCAGTGGATTGCAAGTGAAGGGTGGAGCACCTCCACTTTATTAGCTGCCAGGGATAACTTCAATATATTGGGAGGAACCTTGGGCATTGCAGTCCATAGTGGACAGATGAAAGGGCTGACAAACTTTCTTCTTCAAGTACGCCCTGATTTGGACCCTAATAACAATTTAGTTATGCAATTTTGGGAAAGAATGTTTGCATGCAAATTTGTTGAAAGTGGTGTTAATGATAGTGGTTCTATAATATCTGACAGTAAAAAGTGCACTGGTTTAGAAAGCCTTGAGGGCACCGACACAGCCTATAGCGATGTGTCCAACTCACGaatttcttataatatttataaagcaGTGTACTCCTTGGCTCATGCACTTCATAATTTAATGGCTTGTGAACATGGAAAAGGaccatttgaaaataaaagttgTGCTAACATTGCCAATCTTCAGCCTTGGCAG cttttacagtatttaaagaatGTTGATTTCATTAATCAGTTAGGAGAAAGAGTGGCTTTTGATGAAAATGGTGATGCCCTTGCCATCTATGACATTGTGAACTGGCAACTTGACAAAAGTGGAACTGTTAATATTAAAACAATTGGCGTTTTTGACAAAGCTGCAATTTTCGGCAAGGAGTTATTTCTTCAGGAAAACTCTATGTTTTGGAAGTTTGACAATGGAAGA tgtCCACAGTCGATATGCAGTGCAAGCTGTTTACCAGGTACCAGAAAAGCAATAAGGAAAGGACAGCCAGTTTGCTGTTTTGATTGTATACCATGTGCAAATGGAGAAATAAGCATGCAAAATG attCCATCGAGTGTGTTCAATGCTCTGATGATTATTGGTCAAACCTCGAAAAAACGTGGTGTGTGCTAAAAGAAGTTGAATTCTTGTCGTATGAAGACTCCATGGGAATCGCCTTGACAACTCTTTCTTTATCAGGAACTTGTCTATCCATTTGTGTGTTGACAATTTTCATCTATTACCGAAACACACCTGTTGTGAAAGCAAACAACTCCGAACTCAGCTTTCTCTTACTCATTTCTTTAACACTCTGCTTTGTTTGTGCATTATGTTTTATTGGAAAGCCATCCCACGTCACTTGTATGCTCAGACATGTAATGTTTGGGATCAGCtttgttttgtgcatttcttGCATTCTTGTGAAAACAATTGTTGTAATAATGGCGTTTAAGGCTACACTGCCTGGTAACAACATTATGAAATGGTTTGGTGCTGCCCAGCAGAGAGGTACAGttttcttctttacatttattcagtCTTTAATATGTATAATATGGTTGTCTACAGCCCCACCCTTTCCAGTTAGAAATTCTAAGAATATCAATACAAAAATTATTCTGGAATGTGACATTGGGTCTTTGACAGGCTTTAGCTGCCTTCTGGGGTACATTGGACTTTTGGCTTGCATTTGTTTTTTACTGGCTTTCCTTGCAAGAAATCTGCCGGACACTTTCAATGAAGCCAGATTCATTACTTTCAGCATGCTTATATTCTGTGCAGTCTGGATAACATTCATTCCT